The following proteins come from a genomic window of Nostoc sp. TCL26-01:
- a CDS encoding CHAT domain-containing protein, with protein MPSLNLAIARLINTGKDSFAIWVVKAPYPSGYVLRDSAWPPELTKIWQEWQQMFAGHSGIYISSSNPDLAKPVPWNLVSPPSGQNTGYGSRLMQYLGLNLWRWVFEGSILGSLERSRGLAMGQHTRLRFRLEVRDPDLMALPWEIMQREPGQSAISLSPDLLFSRTTSEVEPLPSLRTDQALKILLVLGHDQNLQLQKEAAILEQTLLNGMPASIHSSAYAPCTVKTLLQPTPQELIQELETKAYNVFFYAGHGLPNPDGGLLFLRPNMSLNGIELAQVLTRNAIKLAVFNACWGAQPAAVNHQAIPASSLTEVLIRHGVPAVLAMRDEIADHESHSFIQAFAEALRSRKPIDEAVAEARQELLTLYKYNQPAWTLPVLYLHPDFDGELIKSFDEGITEMPETAIPSNAAVPMACLRSLAPGGRSWFLRSGVTRIGRTKDNDIVIPEPSVSKRHAEIICRNTFTGKIPARAYYLRDFSTYGTTWFLSPNGWQQILREEVPLKSGMQLKFGSSKGEIWEFMIENS; from the coding sequence GGTTACGTTCTGCGTGACTCTGCCTGGCCTCCCGAACTAACTAAAATTTGGCAAGAGTGGCAGCAGATGTTTGCTGGCCACAGTGGTATTTATATTTCCTCTAGCAACCCTGATTTAGCTAAACCAGTTCCGTGGAATCTAGTCTCACCTCCATCTGGACAAAACACTGGTTATGGCAGTCGTCTGATGCAGTACTTAGGCTTAAATCTGTGGCGTTGGGTATTTGAAGGGTCAATCCTTGGTAGTTTAGAACGCAGTCGTGGTCTAGCTATGGGTCAGCATACACGGCTACGCTTTCGTTTAGAAGTGCGTGACCCGGATCTCATGGCTCTACCTTGGGAAATTATGCAGCGCGAACCTGGGCAGTCGGCCATATCCCTCTCACCAGATTTGCTCTTTAGCCGCACTACCAGCGAAGTCGAGCCTCTACCATCTTTACGTACCGATCAGGCTCTAAAAATTCTCTTAGTTCTGGGACATGATCAAAACCTACAACTGCAAAAAGAAGCCGCTATCCTAGAACAAACCCTCTTAAATGGTATGCCAGCAAGTATTCACTCCTCAGCATACGCACCATGTACAGTCAAAACACTCCTGCAACCCACTCCCCAAGAGTTAATCCAAGAGTTAGAAACCAAGGCATACAACGTCTTTTTCTACGCCGGTCATGGTTTGCCAAACCCAGATGGCGGATTACTATTTTTACGCCCAAACATGAGCCTTAATGGCATAGAATTAGCCCAAGTTTTAACTCGTAATGCCATCAAATTAGCAGTTTTTAACGCCTGTTGGGGCGCACAACCAGCAGCAGTGAATCATCAAGCCATCCCAGCTAGTAGTTTGACAGAAGTGTTAATCCGTCATGGTGTGCCAGCAGTGTTGGCCATGCGGGATGAAATTGCTGATCATGAAAGTCACAGTTTTATTCAAGCCTTTGCCGAAGCATTGCGATCGCGCAAACCCATCGATGAAGCAGTAGCAGAAGCTAGACAAGAATTGTTAACACTATATAAGTACAATCAACCAGCCTGGACTTTACCAGTTCTCTATCTCCATCCGGACTTTGATGGCGAACTGATCAAAAGTTTTGATGAAGGGATCACCGAAATGCCAGAAACGGCAATCCCCAGCAATGCGGCAGTGCCGATGGCCTGTTTGCGATCGCTTGCCCCTGGGGGACGCAGTTGGTTTTTACGTTCTGGTGTCACCCGCATCGGTCGCACCAAGGATAATGATATCGTCATTCCTGAACCCTCGGTTTCTAAACGACACGCCGAAATCATCTGCCGTAATACTTTTACTGGGAAAATTCCCGCCCGTGCTTATTATCTCCGGGATTTTTCTACCTATGGCACAACTTGGTTTTTAAGCCCTAATGGTTGGCAACAAATCCTCCGTGAGGAAGTTCCCTTAAAGTCGGGAATGCAATTAAAGTTTGGTAGCTCTAAAGGAGAAATTTGGGAATTTATGATTGAAAACTCTTGA
- a CDS encoding PrsW family glutamic-type intramembrane protease — MTGKNARHNAFLRLVSGNGAAFGSESRYSLTSKEVVIGRDPSCQVVLDAMMYRMVSRRHAVVRPVASSVDNTFSWVLCDLNSANGTYLNEQRLYGCQELHPGDRISLGADGPQFLFEYAVAAQPTVITNQGTPLTSAKQQTPSKPDSISFTQLFPIISTGKDLTSKAYLVPGMLTVVFVVLMFATVGQPQVNQVIVATYIALAAYYFIYQLCGKPKPWWVLVSAALCTTLILLSPLLNLFIYIFREVLPGSVPPIDQPINSLTELFVGYFFGAGLMEELLKALPILGAYLIALGLPSPWRERIGVWEPLDGILLGTASAVGFTLLETLGQYVPAASLQAGTEVGLQVLIARILGLPAGHMAYSGYLGYFIGLAALKPRYAKQILAVGYLSAAALHALWNTAGHSNNLLLVVVGVLSYAFLMAAILKARALSPTRSQNFATRFLGPK, encoded by the coding sequence ATGACAGGCAAAAACGCAAGACATAATGCTTTTCTGCGGCTGGTGTCTGGTAATGGAGCAGCATTTGGGTCGGAATCTCGCTACTCGCTTACCAGTAAAGAAGTAGTAATTGGTCGTGATCCTAGCTGTCAAGTTGTCTTAGATGCCATGATGTATCGGATGGTATCCCGTCGTCATGCTGTGGTTCGTCCCGTCGCTTCATCTGTAGATAACACTTTTAGTTGGGTGCTTTGTGATTTGAATAGTGCTAATGGCACTTATTTAAATGAGCAGCGTTTATATGGATGTCAGGAATTACACCCAGGCGATCGCATTTCTTTGGGTGCTGATGGGCCACAGTTCCTGTTTGAGTATGCAGTTGCAGCTCAACCAACGGTGATTACTAACCAAGGTACACCCTTAACTTCGGCAAAACAGCAAACCCCATCCAAGCCAGACTCTATCAGCTTCACTCAACTTTTCCCGATTATTTCTACCGGTAAGGATTTAACTAGCAAAGCTTACCTTGTCCCAGGAATGCTCACTGTAGTATTTGTGGTGCTAATGTTTGCCACCGTCGGTCAGCCCCAGGTTAATCAAGTGATCGTGGCAACTTACATAGCCTTAGCTGCATATTACTTTATTTACCAACTTTGTGGTAAACCTAAGCCTTGGTGGGTATTAGTGAGTGCAGCTTTGTGTACAACTCTAATTTTGCTCAGTCCCCTATTAAATTTATTTATCTATATTTTTCGAGAAGTCCTTCCTGGTAGCGTACCACCTATCGATCAGCCTATCAACAGCCTCACAGAATTATTTGTGGGATACTTTTTTGGTGCTGGGTTGATGGAGGAATTACTCAAAGCTTTACCAATATTGGGAGCGTATCTGATTGCTTTGGGATTACCTTCTCCTTGGCGAGAACGAATCGGTGTTTGGGAACCTTTGGACGGTATTCTGTTGGGGACGGCTTCGGCTGTTGGCTTTACTTTGCTGGAAACTTTAGGACAATATGTACCAGCTGCATCTCTCCAAGCAGGTACAGAAGTAGGTTTGCAAGTTTTGATTGCCAGGATTTTGGGTTTGCCTGCCGGACATATGGCTTATAGCGGTTATCTGGGATATTTTATCGGGTTAGCTGCTCTCAAACCTCGTTATGCCAAGCAGATTTTGGCCGTTGGCTATCTCAGCGCTGCCGCACTTCACGCTTTATGGAATACAGCCGGACACAGTAATAATTTATTGTTGGTGGTTGTTGGGGTGTTATCTTATGCTTTTTTGATGGCTGCTATTCTCAAGGCTAGGGCTTTGTCACCAACGCGATCGCAAAATTTTGCTACTCGCTTTTTGGGGCCGAAGTGA